CTGGAAGCTTCCATGCCCGTCCTTGTGCTTATCATCATCTCTTAAGTCTTAATCCCCGTTGTGCTTTGTGTATGGCGTTGCATGTCAGTTCGACTGTTCTTTTCGGCTTCCGCAAGCTTCCTGCTTCGTCAGTTTCTAAGTCTCCCGAGctttgtttcaaaaaaaaaagtctCTCGAGCTCGCTGTTCTCTACAATTCTTCCTTTGTCATGGCCGGGCAAGGCAGCAAAAGACACAGCTTGGAGGCGTAGTATATGCGGCGGTCGAAAGGGGGCGAGGCCACAACCACCATGATGACGCAAATGACACACAACACTAAGTATACTAGTACTACTAATTAACTGTGGTTCACTAACTAATGACAAGCTGCCACTTTGATACTTTGCATAAATAAAGTACTTAGTCCTATTaaggagaaaagaaaacgaTGGCAAGAAGGGAGGGGGGAAAAGGTGTGGCACAAGCCACAAGCTTTGCATTGCAGTCTGGTTAACCTCCCCTGCCATTCTGTTGCTGGCTGCTGCCTTTGCTCATGTGATTCCTCTGCGCCCATGTGCCCACGGCTACCGGACAATTCCTTGTGCCGGGGCAGCCAGGCGATGCCAAACCCATAGATCTGTCAGTGGTATCAGTCAGTATCACCACCAACCAGCTGCTGTAAACTTTGTTGATCCGGCTGGCCCTCTGAGTTCACTCGGTTTCCAAGATGCGATCCCCACATGGCGCACGTCTGACCTCGCGATCGTGCCTACAAATGTGGCACATCTGCCGGCTCGATCCCGATCGGCCAGATGATGAAACCGATCGCGTGCAATCTGAAGATCCGCGACAGGCTCGCCTGCAAATTCCAGCGGCTTCTCGCAGGCCTCTCTACTTGCTCAACCGATGGATGCCGGAGCCAACGAAGACGACGACCCCAAAAGACGAAGCAGCGTCGGTTCCCGTGAccggaaaaaggaaaaagaaaagcgTTGAGGAAACGTGGTTTCCATGAACTCGCTGCTATCTCCCAGCTGGTTCAACCGACGAGCCCCGGCGAATTATAAAACCCACCCCCTTTCAAATCGTGGATTCTTCTCCACGGCCACTACCCGCCTGCCTCGCTGTTCTTGGCGATTAACAAATCGGATTGTTAATTCCGGCCTGGTTTTCTATTCATAACTAGTCGCCCCCTGCCTGCCATTGTACTTCTCCTGCTTCAAAAGCCGATGAAATCGCCATGCATTTATGGGGTGCCAGGGTAGCGGCTCTCGGTTTTGTATGGTTGTAAAGCTGCCGATCTTGTCCGTGGAGTGGGTGGAGGCGGAGCTGCGGGTGCTTCGTCGGCGGAGATgaagccggcggcgaggagcaagAAGGGCAGGGGGGTCTTCTGCAACCTCCCGCTGCTGCTCCTCATCGGGGCCATCCAGTTCTTGGTCATCTACTCCCCCGCCATTGATCGGTACATGGTCATGATCACAAAAGGTACGCGTGCTATGTCATTCGATCATCACGCATTGCGTTTTCTGAGAGAAGAATTAGCCGCATTCGCATTCTAATTTCTCGGGGTAGTCATCTGGCTGTTTCTGAATGAATGGCGAGGTTCAGTTGACTTGATGCTAGTTCTGACAGTGATCAGTTTGATGGGGTGATTTCGTTTGCAGGCAAGCCTGGGTTCCCATCGCTGCTGCTGGACGGCAGGAGAGGATTCAAATTGGTGGAGGAGGAGTTCGTGCCGGAGCCCCGCGTGGCGTGCGACTTCGCGGACCCGAGGTCGGACGTGTGCGAGCTGGAGGGCGCCATCCGCATCCGCGGGAGCACGTCGGAGGTGTTCGTGGTGGccccgggcggcgccggcgcggcgaaCGTGACGGGGCTCCGCGCGGGCATGAACGCCACGAGCTGGACAATCCAGCCGTACACGCGCAAGGGCGAGGCCCGGGTGATGCGCGGCATCACGGAGCTGAAGGTGCGGGTGGtggccgccggcgaggcgccgccgtgCACGGTGCGGCACGACGTCCCGGCGGTGGTGTACTCCAACGGCGGGTACTGCGGCAACTACTACCACGACTTCAACGACAACATCATCCCGCTGTTCATCACGTCGCGGCACCTGGGCGGCGAGGTGCAGCTGCTGGTGGCGCAGAAGCAGCGGTGGTGGTTCCACAAGTACCGGGAGATTGTGGACGGGCTGACCAACTACGAGGCGGTGGACCTGGGcggagacggcggcgaggtgcggTGCTTCCAGCGCGCCACCCTGGGGTTGCGCAGCCACAAGGACCTGAGCATcgacccgcgccgcgcgccgcgcaaCCTGTCCATGGTGGACTTCAAGCGCTTCCTGATGTGGCGGTACGCGCTGCCGCGGGAGCACGCGATCCGGACGGAGGACGAGGAGCCCGGGGGGGCGGCGAGGCCGCGGCTGCTGATCATCGCCcggcggtcgcggcggcggtTCGTGAACCTGCCGGAGATCGTGGCGCTGGCGGAGGAGGTCGGATTCGACGTGACGACGTCGGACGTgatgtcgccgccgccgtccaagaAGACTGCTACAGGGGCGGGGGCAGGGACAAGAGCAggaacagcggcggcggcgggcgacgaGGGGCACGCGCGCATGGCGGACGCGTCGGCGCTGGTGAACTCGTTCGACGCGATGCTGGCGGTGCACGGGTCCGGGCTGACGAACCTGGTGTTCCTGCCGATGAACGCGGTGGTGGTGCAGGTGGTGCCGCTCGGTCGGATGGAGGGTCTCGCCATGGACGAGTACGGGGTGCCGCCGCGGGACATGAACATGCGGTACCTGCAGTACAACATCACGGCGGAGGAGAGCACGCTGTCGGAGGCGTTCCCGCGGATGCACCCGGTGTTCCTGGACCCCATGCCCATCCACAAGCAGAGCTGGTCGCTCGTCAAGGATATCTATCTCGGGCAGCAGGACGTGAGGCTCAACCTCCGCCGCTTCAGGCCCGTCCTCGAGAAGGCCATCCGCCTGCTCCGGTGACGGCGACCGGCCACCGGCGAGAGGGCCTTAACTGACTGATTGATTGCTCGCcccggccccggcggcggcggcggctctccGTGCGAGGTGTGACTACAGGAACAGGAAGATACAGTGATCGACACcgtgtttcttttcttttttctcctcGAATTTCATCACACGACATGTAAAATTTCAGGTGCTGTACAATCGGTTAGTAGAGAGTCCTCGT
The genomic region above belongs to Panicum hallii strain FIL2 chromosome 4, PHallii_v3.1, whole genome shotgun sequence and contains:
- the LOC112889670 gene encoding uncharacterized protein LOC112889670 → MKPAARSKKGRGVFCNLPLLLLIGAIQFLVIYSPAIDRYMVMITKGKPGFPSLLLDGRRGFKLVEEEFVPEPRVACDFADPRSDVCELEGAIRIRGSTSEVFVVAPGGAGAANVTGLRAGMNATSWTIQPYTRKGEARVMRGITELKVRVVAAGEAPPCTVRHDVPAVVYSNGGYCGNYYHDFNDNIIPLFITSRHLGGEVQLLVAQKQRWWFHKYREIVDGLTNYEAVDLGGDGGEVRCFQRATLGLRSHKDLSIDPRRAPRNLSMVDFKRFLMWRYALPREHAIRTEDEEPGGAARPRLLIIARRSRRRFVNLPEIVALAEEVGFDVTTSDVMSPPPSKKTATGAGAGTRAGTAAAAGDEGHARMADASALVNSFDAMLAVHGSGLTNLVFLPMNAVVVQVVPLGRMEGLAMDEYGVPPRDMNMRYLQYNITAEESTLSEAFPRMHPVFLDPMPIHKQSWSLVKDIYLGQQDVRLNLRRFRPVLEKAIRLLR